In Microbacterium terrisoli, the genomic stretch CGACGATGGGCGGCTCGCGGTCATCCACAACGGGATCATCGAGAACTTCGCGGCCCTGCGCGCCGAGCTCGCAGGCTCGGGTGACACGTTCCTCAGCGAGACCGACACCGAGGTCGCCGCCGTGCTTCTGGCCCGCGAATACCACGCGAACGGTGAAGACCTCGAGGCTGCGTTCCGCGCGACGGTGCAGCGACTGGACGGCGCGTTCACGCTGCTGGCGATGCACGAGGACCACCCGGGCCTGGTCGTCGGGGCCCGCCGCAACTCGCCGCTGGTGATCGGACTGGGCGAGGGCGAGACCTTCCTCGGGTCAGACGTGGCGGCCTTCGTCGAGCACACCCGCCATGCGCTGGCGATCGGGCAGGACCAGATCGTCGCGATCCGCCCCGGGTCGGTCACGGTCACCGACTTCGACGGCGTCGCGGTCGAGCCGGAGCCGTTCGAAGTGACATGGGATGCCGCAGCCGCCGAAAAGGGCGGGTGGTCCTCGTTCATGGCCAAGGAGGTCTCGGAAGAGCCCGAGGCCGTCGCCAACACCGTGCGCGGACGCATCCACGACGACGCGGTGGTCATTCCCGAGCTCGACGGACTCGACGATCTGCTCCGCGGCATCCATCGCATCATCATCGTGGCTTGCGGAACCGCGGCCTACGCCGGCCAGGTGGGAAAGTACGCGCTCGAGCAGTGGGCGCGGTTGCCCGTGGATGTCGAGCTCGCGCACGAGTTCCGCTACCGCGACCCCGTGCTCGACGAGGCCACGCTGGTGGTCTCGATCAGCCAGTCGGGCGAGACGATGGACACGCTCATGGCCGTCAAATACGCGCACGAGCGCGGAGCGAAGACCCTGTCGATCTGCAACACGCAGGGCGCGACGATCCCGCGCGAGTCCGACGCGATCGTCTACACGCACGCCGGTCCGGAGGTGGCCGTCGCCTCCACGAAGGCGTTCGTCGCCCAGATCACCGCGCTGTACCTGCTGGCGCTGCATGTCGGTCGGGTGCGCGGCGCGCTGTCGGCCGCGACTTCTGCGCAGGCAGTGGCCGAGCTGGAAGCCGTGCCCGAGAAGATCTCGTGGATCCTGGAGGCCGAGCAGGAGCGCATCGCGCAGCTGGCCCGCTGGATGGCCGACTCGCGCTCGGTGCTGTTCCTCGGACGGCACGTGGGCTTTCCGATCGCGCTCGAGGGCGCGCTCAAGCTCAAGGAGATCTCGTACATCCACGCGGAGGGATTCGCCGCCGGCGAGCTCAAGCACGGCCCCATCGCGCTGATCGAGCCGGGCCAGCCGGTGTTCGTGATCGTGCCGTCGCCCGTGCACTCGCCGGTGCTGCACGACAAGGTGGTCTCGAACATCCAGGAGATCCGCGCCCGGGGCGCGCGCGTGATCGTGATCGCCGAAGAGGGCGACGCCGCGGTGCTGCCGTTCGGCGACGAGGTCGTGCGCATTCCGCTGGCGGGGTCGCTGTTCGAGCCGCTGCTGGCGGTCGTGCCCCTGCACATCTTCGCGATGGGGCTGGCGGAGGCGCGAGGCCTCGACGTGGACCAGCCGCGCAACCTCGCCAAGTCGGTGACCGTCGAGTAGCTCGCCCCTCGTCTCTTTCGTGTCGAAATCATGTGCTTTCGACGCGGGCACATGATTTTGGCGCAGGGTTGATGTGCGCTGGTCGACTGCATGTGATTTTGCGAGGGGAGTT encodes the following:
- the glmS gene encoding glutamine--fructose-6-phosphate transaminase (isomerizing): MCGIVGYVGSRPSESILLSGLARLEYRGYDSAGIAVIDGDGHLGMRKRAGKLQVLRDDLQHAPLADGTSGIGHTRWATHGGPTDVNAHPHLADDGRLAVIHNGIIENFAALRAELAGSGDTFLSETDTEVAAVLLAREYHANGEDLEAAFRATVQRLDGAFTLLAMHEDHPGLVVGARRNSPLVIGLGEGETFLGSDVAAFVEHTRHALAIGQDQIVAIRPGSVTVTDFDGVAVEPEPFEVTWDAAAAEKGGWSSFMAKEVSEEPEAVANTVRGRIHDDAVVIPELDGLDDLLRGIHRIIIVACGTAAYAGQVGKYALEQWARLPVDVELAHEFRYRDPVLDEATLVVSISQSGETMDTLMAVKYAHERGAKTLSICNTQGATIPRESDAIVYTHAGPEVAVASTKAFVAQITALYLLALHVGRVRGALSAATSAQAVAELEAVPEKISWILEAEQERIAQLARWMADSRSVLFLGRHVGFPIALEGALKLKEISYIHAEGFAAGELKHGPIALIEPGQPVFVIVPSPVHSPVLHDKVVSNIQEIRARGARVIVIAEEGDAAVLPFGDEVVRIPLAGSLFEPLLAVVPLHIFAMGLAEARGLDVDQPRNLAKSVTVE